The following DNA comes from Cetobacterium somerae ATCC BAA-474.
AAAATATTCTTTTTGAAATATATTAAATAGGAGGGGCATTATGAAAAAGTTATTAGCTTCATTAGTTTTCATGTCTTTATTAGTAGGGTGTAATAATGACAACGCAGTATCAAAAACACCTGTTGATTCTTCAAGTCCATATAAGGAGTATTCTGTAAACGATACTAAGGTAGCTGATACTGTTGAAACAAATATTTTGAAAGCTGAAGCTGAAAAATATGGTTTTGATTTAAAAACTTCTTCAGCTCATATGGTTAGCTTTAAAAAAGTTGGAACTTATGGTTCTGGAGAGCTTAAAGTTATTGCATTTTTAAATCCTAAAGGTGTTGAAGCTGCTGAGGATAAAGGGTATATTAATATCAATAGAGTTGTTTCGTATACTTGTAAATTTGAATATAGCTATAAAACAGAGAAATACGTATGGACATCTGATTATCCATACGCATCTACAAGCACTTTATTTTAAAGACAAAATGGATGAACCTATTGTTCATCCATTTTTTTAATCTCTAAATTGACATTCTAATAGATGATCATTTACTATTCCTATAGCTTGTAGATACGAGTAAACAGTTGTGCTTCCTAAGAACTTAAATCCTCTTTTTTTCAAATCTTTTGCTATTGTATCTGATAACTCTGTTTTTGCTGGAACTTCACTTAAAGTTGTCCAATTATTTTTTATAATTTTCTTTTCTGTAAAAGACCATATATATTCATTAAAAGACCCAAACTCTTTTTGAATTTTCAAAAACTCTTTTGCATTACTTATAGATGATTCTATCTTTTTTCTATATCTTACTATACCAGGATTTTCTAACATTTTTAGTATTTTGTCTTCATCATACAGAGCCACTATATCTGGATTAAAGTTATCATACTCTACTCTATAATTTTCTCTTTTTTTTAATATTGTTATCCAACTTAGCCCTGATTGAGCTGATTCTAAAACTAAAAACTCAAAATGAGTTCTATCATCATAAACAGGCTTCCCCCATTCTTCATCATGATACTTTCTATATAAATCACTACTTTCACACCAAGGACATCTTATCATATAATCACCCTCCAAATTTTTATCACATAATATCATTTATCCCTCTCTATTTCAATTTAATATTTTCTTAATTCATTGCTTCTTAAGTAGTTTTATGTTAGTATTTTTATAACTAGATTATTAAGGAGGTTTTTTATGAAAAAGATATCTTTACTTCTTTTCTTAAGTTTTTTCTATTTAAGTTGTACCAATAACTCTATTTATAATAAAAATCTCTCTACATATACTATTGAAAGTAGTGTAGTTGAAAATCAAACAACTCAACAAGAGATTAAAAGTATTTTTGGTGAACCATACTCAGTTGATGTAAATAATCAAGGGAATACTGTTTGGACATACCATGATGTAACTATTAATAGTCCTGGATATAACTCTTTTTCTGCTTCATTTAGAGCCGGTAAGGGAAGTCGTTCTAGAGATAATCATAATCCTCAATATAAATGGGTTATTATTTTTAACTCTGATAGTGTAGTTATTAATTCTGATGTTAGAACATTATATTAATCTTTTAAGAAAGGAGCTGTAACTATGTTACTTTGGTTTATTATAGGAGTAGTATTTTTAGTTATTGAGATTTTAACATTTGGGCTTATATCCATTTGGTTTGCATTAGGAGCTTTTTTAACAATGATTTTCTATGAAGCTTCCTTAGAAAATCAGTTTTATATTTTCGTTGGTGCTTCTTTACTTTTTTTAGTTCTAATTCGAAAGCTTGCCTTAAAACATTTTAAAGGAAATAGTAAGGAGTTAAATCGTATTAAAGGAAAAGTTGTAAAAATCGAAAAAATTGAAGTTCGTGGAAGTAATAATTTCTATACTGTATATTTAGATGGGAAAATCTGGGAAGGTATATCTAAATCTAACTTCAGCGTTGGAGATGAAGCTATTGTAGAGAAAATTGTGGGAAACAAATTAGTTTTATCTAAAAAATATTAGGAGGGGTTATATGTTATTTTTATTTATTTTAATACTTATTGCTGTATTTTTAATTGGAACACATATTAGAATCGTTGCTCAGTCACAAGCTTTCGTTGTAGAAAGATTAGGAGCATACTTAGCTACTTGGGATGTTGGTTTAAATGTTTTAATCCCATTTGTTGATAGAATTGCTAAAAGAGTATCTTTAAAAGAGCAAGTTATAGACTTTCCACCACAACCAGTTATTACAAAGGATAATGTTACTATGCAAATAGACTCTGTTGTTTATTTCCAAATTACTGATCCTAAGTTATATACTTATGGTGTTGAAAATCCTTTAAATGCTATTGAAAATTTAACAGCAACAACTTTAAGAAATTTAATTGGAGAGTTAGAACTTGATGCTACTTTAACATCAAGAGATACAATCAATACTAAGATGAGAGTTATTTTAGATGAGGCTACTGATCCTTGGGGAATAAAGATAAATAGAGTGGAACTTAAAAATATTATTCCTCCTGCTGAAATTCAAGATGCTATGGAAAAGCAGATGAAGGCAGAAAGAGAGAGAAGAGAGTCAATTCTTAGAGCTGAGGGACAAAAAACATCTGCTATATTAGTTGCTGAGGGAGAAAAAGAGGCTGCTATATTAAGAGCTGAAGCTAAAAAAGAAACGGCTATTAGAGAGGCTGAGGGAGAAGCAGAAGCTATTCTTAGTATCCAAAGAGCTAATGCTGAAGCCATTAAACTTATTAAAGAAGCTGCTCCTGATAAAAGTGTTCTTATGATAAAAGGGATGGAAGCTTTTGAAAAAGTTGCAAATGGTCAAGCTACAAAAATTATTATTCCTAGTGAATTACAAAATATTGTTACTTTAAGCGAACTTTTCCACGAGTCTAAAAAATAATAAATATCTTTATAAAAAAACCGTAAGCTTTAATTAGCTTACGGTTTAAATATATATATTCCATTTTTTCCAGTTTCCATATTATCCACATGTATATAACCCTTAGCTAATGTCACATTAGGATCCTCTATTCTTGTTATCATTGAATATCTTCTAGGATTATTTATTATTCTTTCATAGACTTTTTTCATATCCATACTTGGAACTTCAAAATCTACACCTCTTCCTAATACATGTGCACTTAGATATAACTTATTATTTTTAACTTTATCTTTTACTATACTATCAATAGTTGTTCTTAATCCTCTTTGAGTTATTCCTACACTTGGTCTATTTACTAAAATAGGAACTCCCAAATCCTCTCTCAATAAATCTAAAAATATTAATATATCCTTTGCTATAAATTTAATTGCTTCCTCACCATAAATTTTATATACCTCTGGTGAAACTAACTCTTTCCCTTTAAAATATTTACTCTTTTGCATCAATCCTCCGCTGTAGTACTATTTTAGTTATATTATTGAACTCTTTTGAGCATAACTTTTTTCATTTGTATGAATATATAGCAATCTTCCATCTTTTATCTTATTTATAACTTTGTCTGATATCTCTTTTGGTATAGCAGGACACCCTAAGCTTCGATCTAATTTCTTCGCACCTGGTTTTGGTTTAGCATACTGAGAGCCATGAACAACTATAGCTCTTTCTCTAGCCTTATCATTAATCCCTTTTTCCAATCCATTTAATCTTAAAGAGTATCCGTATTCACCGTTATATGTATTCTCTGTTTTATAAAATCCAGGTGAACTTTTAAAAGAGTTTACAGCATTTGAAAACTCTCTTGGTATACTTTCTCCACTATTTTTTCCATGCATAACATATGTTGAAAATAGTGTCTTTTTATTTTTCAAATCAATTACAAAAAACCTCTCTTTAATTGAAGATTTTGTAAAATCGATTATCGTTATAATATCCTCTTTTACATCTTTTAATTTTTTCATTCCCGAAATAGCATTTGAAAATGTTGTAAAATCCATTTTATTTGTTAAATTTAACTCTCTATATAGATTTTCTACTGAACTATTTGGTGTAAATGCAAAACTATTACTCTTTCTTACCTTAATATTTTCTATTGAAAGAGATGAATCTAAATTTAATTTCTCATTAATTGAATAACTTCCCATTGAAGCCATAGCAGAACTAGCTAAAGTAAGTAAAATAAACATCATATTCTTTATCATAGATACTCCTTACTATTTTTCTATTATCTTAAATTATATATGAGTATCTATAATTAGTAAAGATTTTTTTCTTTTTTATAGGAAAGTTTCATCAACTATTGTATTAAAAGTTAAATACACAATTTAAGTGAAGGAGTTTAAATTTTATGGATCAATTAATTCAAAAAACTATAATCACTATTACATCTATCGTTATTACAACTGTAGTTGGTCAATTTTTCAATGTAGAACCCATTGGTCTTTTTTATACAGCAATAACTTGTGTTATCATAACTCATGTGGATTTTGAAAAGCTAATAGAAAATGCTAAAAATAGAGGCTTTGGTACTCTAATCGGTGGAGTTATTGGTATCATATTTTCTTATATTCCATTCCCGTTAATACTAAAAGTCATTGTTGGAGAGTTTATCATCATTTTCTTTTGTGAGAAAAAATTAAAAATACCCTCTGCTATCGCTTCTGTAGTTTTTCTAATTATTGTTTATAGAATTACCTCTGAAGCTCCATACTTATATGGATTCAAAAGAGTTCTAGACACATTTATTGGAATTATTATAACCGTGGTTATTACATATATCTTTAAAAAATTAAACATTTTAAAATAATAAAAGCCACTTTAGAGTATTTTTTATATATTTTACTCTCAGTGGCTTTTTTATTATTTTATATCTTTTATAGCTGCATTTGGAATGAATACCTCTTTACCATTAAATACAACTATTCCATTAAACTTAACTTTTTTTCCATCTGTTTCATAGTAATTTTTATTTTCATGGAATGTGTACTGCTTTCCATTTTTACTTAATTTGAATACAGGTTGGAATTTATTTGTTGAATCTATATCTAACTCTATTCCCATATCTTTAATTTTTTTACCAGATACAAATAACTCATCTGTTGCTTTATCTAAATCTAAATTCATAGCTTTTGCAATATACAAAGCTATATCAGAATTATTAACAGTTCCTGTCAACTGATTTGCATAGTTAGACGTGTAAACATAAAGAGGTACATCCTCTCCCGTATGCCCATTTGTTGTCCAACCTAAATGAGCTCTTTCACTCATAGCTTTTCCTAAAATTGTCTCTATCTCAGATGTTTTTTGAGTTTTTTCAATCATATTTAACTCTTCAGTTGTTAAATCTAACCCTAACATCTCTTTAGCTAAACTTTTTGTATTAGCTTTATCTTTAGATATTTTTTCAGCTGTTAGAACCTCTGTAAATTTAGCTTTTTTCATATCTTTTGTAAATACATCTACAGGCAGTTCAGGATAATTATATGACGTTTTTAAGTTTCCTATAGATAATCCACCAGTTCCATGATCTGTTACTGCTACTACTAAAGTATCACTATTTTTCTTTGCATAATCTAATGCTACTCCTACAGCTTTGTCAAAAGCTGCATACTCTGATGTAATGGCAATTGGATTATTTGCGTGTCCAGCCCAATCAACTTTAGATCCCTCTACCATTAAGAAAAACCCATCTTTATCTTTTGATAAAAGTTCAATAGCTTTCTCTGTCATCTCTGCTAAAGATGGAGTTGTACCTTTATCACGATCTAAATCATAAGGCATATCTTTTTCAGCAAATAGCCCCCATACAAAATCTTTATTTAAACTTTTCATCTCATCTAAAGTTTGAACAATATTATAACCATTAGCTTGTAATGACTCTAACATATCCTCTCCATCAGTACGCTTTTTAGAGTTTGCCTCTGTTGCGTTATCTTTTTTAAGATAACTTTTCCCCCCTCCAAAAACTACATTTAAATTTTGATGAACTTGCTGTTCTCCTATTACAGAGTAGTTATTTCTATGTATTGAGTGTGTTGTAAAATCTGCTGGAGTAGCATGTAATACTTCAGAAGTTGCAACAATTCCAACAGCTTTCCCATCTAACTTAGCTGCTTCTAAAACTGAAGCTGCTGGTGCTAACTCATCTCCTACCTCTGGAACTCTTGCTCCATTTAGAGTTGCTGCCTTAGGTTTTACCCCTATTAGTTTATCCTGTGTTTTCCATCCTGTTGCAAGAGCTGTCCCTGCTGGTGCTGAATCTGCTATAAAAGTATCTGAGTTATAAGTTTTTACCATTCCTGATGCCATCTCGTCAATATTTAAACTTTCACCATCATTATATACTGCTCTAGTTAAAGTTGATACTGTTGAACTTGATCCATCTGGAATTAAAAAGATTACATTTTTAGCAAATCCTGGCTTTACATCTTTTAATTGTACCCCTTGTGTTACAGCTGTCATTGCTAAAAATGCTGTTAGTGTTACTAACTTAATCTTCATTTTACTCATCTTTACTCCCCCTTAGTTTTTATTTTCTAAAATCAGTCTAACATACAGATGTTAAATAAGTATAAAGTTTTCGTAAAAGATTTGTTAATAGTATTTAATCTCCTTTTTCAAAAACATCAAATCCAAAACTGATCCTATTTCATAAAGCTTTCCAAGTCCTCTATTTAAAAGATCCACTCTTAAGCTGACACCCTTACACTCAATAAAATATCTAATTACATTTCCTAAAATAGAAAAATCCTTAACTATTCCTTTTTTTAGTATGAAATCATCTAGATTATAGTTTCTTTCAATCTCTCTTACATATATAGCCTCTGGTCTTATAGCTATATTTCCAAATATTTCATTTCCAAAAACTTTTCTTGTTTCCTCATCTTTCAAAATATTATAGTTTCCAATAAATTGAGCCATAAAAACTGTCTTTGGATTTGTATATATCTCTTCTGGAGTTCCCACTTGAACTATATTTCCCTTATCCATTATAAAAACTCTATCTGAAATTGTAAGAGCTTCCTCTTGATCATGAGTTACAAAAATTGTTGTAACGTTAGTTTCTTTTTGAATCTCTTTTAATTGTTCTCTTAAAGATTTTCTAACTTTAGCATCTAAAGCTGATAATGGCTCATCTAAAAGCAATATTTTAGGTTCTGTGGCTAAAGATCTAGCTATAGCTACCCTTTGCTTTTGTCCTCCTGAAAGTTGGGCTGGATAAAAATCTCTTTTCTCCTCTAAATGTACTAACTTTAACATCTCATCAACTTTTTTCTCTATATAACCTTTTTTTAACTTTTTCATCTCTAAACCAAAAGCTATATTTTCAAATACAGTCATATTTGGAAAAAGAGCATAGTTTTGAAAAACCATTCCTATGCCACGATCTTTAGCTGATTTATCTGTTACATTTTCTCCCTCAATATAAATATCTCCATTGTTTATCTCATTTAATCCAGCTATACATCTTAAAAGAGTGGACTTCCCACAACCTGATGGTCCTAAAAGTGTCACAAACTCACCTTTTTTTATATTAAAGTTTATATTTTTAAAAACTGTAGTTTTATCATATCTTTTCTCTAAATTTTTTCCAACTATAAAACTCATAATATTATCTATCTCCTATTATTTTTTTCTCCTATATAAAAAGCTATTGTTGTTAACATCAATAGTATCCCAAAATACGTTATTACTAAAGCACTTGAGTAATGACCACTATATCCAGATTTTATACTATTTATATACATTTGAACAGTTTGAAACTTTCCTCCAACCAACATATTTACTAATAGAAACTCTCCAAATAGCATAGAAAAAGTTAGCAACATTGAAACACTCAATCCCTTTGAAATATTTGGAACTATCACTCTAAAAAAAGCTACTTTTGTGCTAGCCCCTAATATATTAGCACTTTCAACTAACTCCTTTATATTTAATCCAGCTAAACTATTTTTTATCCCTCTATAAACAAAGGGATAAGCTAAGACAAAATATACTCCCACTAAAATATATGTTGTTCCTACCAATCTAAAAGGTTCATTTGAATATAATTTTATAAGTCCTACAACTGAAACTGCACCAGGAACAGCAAAACAAATTAACACCAATAACTCCATCATTTTTTCTATTTTTCTAAAGTAGTAAGTAGCTACAAATACAGTTGGTACAAGTACTATCCCTATAAAAAACAGAGAGATTAAACATATCCAAAAGCTTTTTCCAATAGCATTTAAAAACATCTCATTTTGAAAAATTTCTAAATACCATTTTAGTGTCAAACTTTGAGGTAACAAAGTATTAGTCCATTTAGTACTTAAAGAGTATAGTAATGTCCCTAATATTGGTAAAAACAGTGTCGTTAATATAGTTATTACAACCCATATATGAATTTTATTTTTCATATTTTCCTCTTTTCTTTTTTAACATCACTTCATTTATTATTACAACAAAAATCAATATTCCCCCTAACAGTATTGACATTGCACTAGCTATACCTGGTTCATAAGCTACCTCTCCAGCTATATAGCTAGTAATTCTTATTGTCATTACATTGTATGTTCCATTTGTTAGAGCTAACGTACATGCATAAGCTCCCATGGCATTTGCAAACATTATAAGTACTGTTCCTAAAATCTCTTTTAACATAACTGGAATTCCAACTCTTTTCCAAAATGTGAAAGTTCCTCCCCCTAATATATTAACCATCTCTTGCCACTGAGGATCTAATCTATCAAATACTGGATATAGTAAAAGTAATCCTAGTGGTAACTGAAAATATATGTACATAAGCATCAACCCAGTTTTTGAATAAACATCAAACCCATCTATTAGCCCAATATTTTTCAGTAAAATTGTCATTACTCCATTGCTTCCAAGAAGAATTATGAAAGCAAAAGCAAGTGGTATTCCACTAAAATTTGAAAGCATATTTATAAATAGTAAGATATTCTTTTTTGAACTATTTTTTAATCTGTTTAAAGAGTATGCTCCTTGAAGAGAGATTAATAATCCAACAAAAGTTGAAACTAGCGCAAGCTCTATGGAATTAAAAACCGATTGCTTTATAAATTTACTTTTTAATATATACTCATAGTTCTCTAAAGTAATCTCATTAAATTCATTTAAAAAACTTCCTATGACAACTGAGATAAAAGGAGTTATTAAAAACATTCCTATTAAAATTATAAAAGGAATTAAAATTAAAAATCCTTTCTCATGCTCTTTTAAACCTCTTTTAGGTATACTTATTTTTTTGGACTTCTCAAGTTTTAAAATATTTTCCAAGGCTTCCTCCAATCTCAACTTACTCCTAAAATATCACAACATATTTTCTTTATATCTTTTTGATCTATTTTTTTCTCTTTATAATCTTTAGACATATCTCCTAAAATCCAAAGAGGAACTTCTCTTTCAAGTTTGCTATCTCCTCCATGGTTTCCCTTTTCATCCATTCCATGATCAGAAGTTATTATAATCTCATATCCAGCCTCTTGCCACATCGGTAAATAGTGTGAGAAGTAGTAATTCAATTTGTGAACTCTATTTTCATACTTTTTTGAAAGTCCCCCATATTTATGACCTGCATCATCAATATTCATAGTATGTAAAAGTAAAAAGTCTGGATTTTTATCTTTTATAAGCTTATTAGTTAAAGAAAATAGATGAGAATCTGGATAGCTATCTTCCCAATAAAATCTTCCATAGTTTATATTTTTTTCTAAATCTTCAACTTCAATATCCTCTTCTATATTGAAAGGTCCGTTATATAACTCGTGTACCCAATGGTATGCAACGGCTGCTGTTTTCAAATTAGCTTTTTTTGCCAAAGAAAATATACTTTCCTCCTTAGACATTCTATTTATCTGATTATTTATTATTCCACTTTCTATTGGAGTCTTCCCTGTTAAAATAGTTTCATAAAGTGGTCTTGAAAGACTTGGAAGTTCACTTAGCAAAGTAAATTTTTCCCCCATATTAGCTGATTCTAAAGCTTTTAAATATCCCATTTTGTGACTTACGTGATCTCCCATCCCATCGATTAAAACTAAAATTAACTTCTTCATAATCCCTCCTACTTTCTATTTACTAAAACTTCCTCTTGCCAAACTCTTCCTAAATTTTTTGAAGTTTTGTCCCAAGCCTCATGATTTTCAATAGCTCTTGCATTCTTATACTGCTCATCTGGAATCATCCTTTTCTTTATATCCTCTGGCAACTCAATTTTTCTAATTGGTCTTGCATTTCCTTTAGCTAAATTTATTTGACCATCATCACTAAATATATATTCTCTTGTTAATTTAGCTGCATTTGGATTCTTTGCCCATTTATTAATTATTGTTGTATATCCACTTATAAGAGAACCATCTGAAGGGATTAAAACTTCAAATCTATCTTTATCAATTGAATCTCTATAGCTCAAACCATTAAAATCCCAAATCAATCCAACTTCAACTTCACCTTTTTCTAAATTTTGAATATTAGGTGCTGCTGCTGATACTCTTCCCTCTTTTGCTAAATTAGCAAAATACTTTATTGCTGGTTCTATATTATTTTCATCTCCACCTAATGCATAAGCTGCTGCTAAAACTGCACTTGAAGCTTGAGCTGCTGTTCCAACATCTCCTGGACTTACTTTAAATTTGCTATTTTTTAAAGCCTCCCAAGATCTAGGTATATCTTTTTCTGGAATTTTATCTTTATCCACTATAAAGGCTATTGTTCCTGTATAAGCTAACATCCAATGTCCATTTTTATCTTTAGCCCACTCTGGTACCTCTTCCCAATAGCTTGTTTTGTATGGTTGAGTAACCCCTTGTTTCACAGCAATATTTGCAAATCCTGCTCCTATATCACCAATATCTGCTGTAGCATTTTTTCCCTCATTTTTAAATTTTGCAATTTCCTGAGCACTACTCATATCAGTATCACTATGTTTTATATTATATTTTTCTTTTATTTGACTCCAAGTATCTTTCCAATTGGCCCAGTTATCAGGCATTCCTACGGATAATACTTCCCCTTCTTTTTGTGCTTTCTCTTGAATCTCTTGTAAAGTTTCTCCATAAGTTAAAACAGTTGATAAAAGTGTTGCCAATAAAACAAATTTTTTCATCATTTCTCCTCCCTAAAACTTTAATTCTAACTTACTTTAACACCTTCCTGTTAATATAAAATAAATTATCAGTAAATTAATTGTAAAAACTATCTTTAAACTTCAAATAAAATTTTAAACAAAAAAGTGCCAGAAACATTTTCTGACACTTTACTTAAAATATTTATATTATTTTTTTACATTGCACTTCTATATATCTCAATAATTTCCTCTAACGTAGCTTGTTTAGGATTTGTAAATCCACATGCATCTTTTAAAGCATTTGTTGCTAAAATAGTAAAGTCTTCCTCTTTAGCTCCTAACTCTTTTATTCCTTTTGGAATTCCAATATCATTTGATAACTTTACAATCTCTTCTATTGCTAAATCAGCTGAATTATTTTCATTTACAATATGAGGATTTACTCCTAACAATATTGCAACTTTTCTTAATTTCTCTTTTGATACTTCAGCATTATATCTAACTACATGAGGTAGTAAAATTGCATTACATACACCATGAGGTAAATCATAGAATCCTCCTAATTGGTGGGCCATTGCATGAACATATCCCAATGAAGCATTATTAAAAGCCATTCCTGCTAAATACTCTGCATAAGCCATATTATCTCTTGCTTTAATATCTTTTCCATTAAATACAGCATCTCTTAAGTTTTTAGAAATCAGCTCTATAGCTTTTTCAGCACATGCATCTGTTACTGGAGTTGCAATTGTTGAAACATAAGCTTCTATTGCATGTGTTAAAGCATCCATTCCTGTTGCTGCTGTTAAACTCTTTGGCATATCTAACATTAACTCTGGATCATTTACAGCTATAATTGGAGTTACATTTTTATCTACTATAGCCATTTTTACATGTCTATCTTCATCTGTTATTATACAAAATCTTGTCATCTCTGAAGCTGTTCCAGCTGTTGTATTTATTGACATTAAAGGAAGTTGAGGGTGTGCAGATCTATCTACCCCTTCGTAATCTTTTATCTCTCCACCATTAGCAGCTACTAAAGCTATCCCTTTTGCTGCATCATGAGGTGATCCTCCACCAAAAGATATTACAAAATCACATCCATTATCTTTTAAAATTTTCAATCCATCATTAACATTTGTCACTGTTGGATTTGGTTTTGTTTCATCAAAGATAACATACTCTATTTTATTCTCATCTAATACATTTGTTAATTTTTTAACTAAACCAATATTTACTAATATTTTATCTGTTACTATTAAAGACTTTTTTAAACCTCTCGATTTAATTTCATTTCCTAGATTTTTAATACATCCCTCTCCCATATAAGAAATTGATGGCATGAAAAAAGCATATGACATAATAGCCTCCTAATAAATGTATTTTTTAGTGTACACCAATAATAACTCTTTTTGTACTATAAATCAATACTTTTTTTATTTTTATTATTTTGAATTAGTATTCAAGCTAACTTTTTCACTCTACCCATATTTTTTCTTTTATTTGGAACCACTTTTCTAAAGATGGTTTTTTTAAGCTATTATATATTGGATTTATTACCACCATAGGCTCATCTTTTTCTGATACTCCCTCAATTCTTAGGTATTCTCCCTCTTTAAGTTCATTAAAAATATTAATCTCTTGTCCTACAATCATATTTATAACTTTTCCATTTTTAATAACTCTCCAAATTAAAGTTTGTGAAGAAAGTATTTTTATGCTGATTTCACCATATATTTCATCTCCTGGATAAACAATCTGTCCATTATTTTCCATTCTAAGTTTTATCTCTCCTACTCTAGATATATAAGTTCGTCCTTTTTTCATATTTTCTAAAATATTTTTAGTTTCATATTTATCTAATCTTATATAGTTTAAAGGATCTCCTAAACTTTCTCCATGATTGTCGCTTCCACCTACTGCAAATATTTTATGTCCATCACACCATAACATATCCAATGCTTCTAATGCTTTTTTATCATAATATGGATTATTCCCTTCTCTTGTTGGAGAGTTTATTACCTCTATAAAATCTAAATCTTTTAAATCAATATTATAAAACAACCCTAAAAACATTCTTGAAGTATTATGAAACGGATGATTTAATGATACATATCCACCTTGCTTTTTAACCTCTTTAAATATTTTTGTTAATGAAATCTCTTTGGTATCATTTTCATCTATATGATTATAATAATCTATTATTTTTTTTAAACCAAAAAGATTAAAGTGCCCTAAATTATCTAATGTCAGCTCTGTTGAAGGTATCACAGGAATATCTATGTCTGGATATTTTGTTAAAACACTGTTATGTTCTGTTGGAAATATAAAATCTATCTCTTTTTTAATTAATTCTTTTTTTATATCTCTTAACGATATACCTCCATCAGATATATTTGTATGATTGTGAAGCTCTCCTGCATACCACTCTTTTGTATCTAAATAGCAATCTTTTAAAGTTATCTTTTTCATATTTTCTTTTTTTATCAGATTTCCATTTTCAATTTTTATCTCTAACTCAAACTCGTCACTTACAACATAGTTTTTTAACAGTTTTAATTTCCATTCCCCCTCTGGTAACTCTCCTGGAATACAACAATTTGAAGTACTCTCCCAATGCGTTGTTAAATAATATTTCTTCTTAGTAGTTTTAAAAGATGTTAATATTCTAGTTCTTCCTTCGCTATCCTCTAAAGATATTATTATATGTTCAAAGGGTCCCTTATTTAAATTTAAAGAGATTCTATTAATACCATTTGATACCATAAATTTATACTCTAATTTTTCAATATT
Coding sequences within:
- a CDS encoding CehA/McbA family metallohydrolase, whose amino-acid sequence is MIFRGSFDNDKNIEKLEYKFMVSNGINRISLNLNKGPFEHIIISLEDSEGRTRILTSFKTTKKKYYLTTHWESTSNCCIPGELPEGEWKLKLLKNYVVSDEFELEIKIENGNLIKKENMKKITLKDCYLDTKEWYAGELHNHTNISDGGISLRDIKKELIKKEIDFIFPTEHNSVLTKYPDIDIPVIPSTELTLDNLGHFNLFGLKKIIDYYNHIDENDTKEISLTKIFKEVKKQGGYVSLNHPFHNTSRMFLGLFYNIDLKDLDFIEVINSPTREGNNPYYDKKALEALDMLWCDGHKIFAVGGSDNHGESLGDPLNYIRLDKYETKNILENMKKGRTYISRVGEIKLRMENNGQIVYPGDEIYGEISIKILSSQTLIWRVIKNGKVINMIVGQEINIFNELKEGEYLRIEGVSEKDEPMVVINPIYNSLKKPSLEKWFQIKEKIWVE
- a CDS encoding ABC transporter substrate-binding protein codes for the protein MKKFVLLATLLSTVLTYGETLQEIQEKAQKEGEVLSVGMPDNWANWKDTWSQIKEKYNIKHSDTDMSSAQEIAKFKNEGKNATADIGDIGAGFANIAVKQGVTQPYKTSYWEEVPEWAKDKNGHWMLAYTGTIAFIVDKDKIPEKDIPRSWEALKNSKFKVSPGDVGTAAQASSAVLAAAYALGGDENNIEPAIKYFANLAKEGRVSAAAPNIQNLEKGEVEVGLIWDFNGLSYRDSIDKDRFEVLIPSDGSLISGYTTIINKWAKNPNAAKLTREYIFSDDGQINLAKGNARPIRKIELPEDIKKRMIPDEQYKNARAIENHEAWDKTSKNLGRVWQEEVLVNRK
- a CDS encoding alkaline phosphatase family protein — its product is MKKLILVLIDGMGDHVSHKMGYLKALESANMGEKFTLLSELPSLSRPLYETILTGKTPIESGIINNQINRMSKEESIFSLAKKANLKTAAVAYHWVHELYNGPFNIEEDIEVEDLEKNINYGRFYWEDSYPDSHLFSLTNKLIKDKNPDFLLLHTMNIDDAGHKYGGLSKKYENRVHKLNYYFSHYLPMWQEAGYEIIITSDHGMDEKGNHGGDSKLEREVPLWILGDMSKDYKEKKIDQKDIKKICCDILGVS
- the yiaY gene encoding L-threonine dehydrogenase; this encodes MSYAFFMPSISYMGEGCIKNLGNEIKSRGLKKSLIVTDKILVNIGLVKKLTNVLDENKIEYVIFDETKPNPTVTNVNDGLKILKDNGCDFVISFGGGSPHDAAKGIALVAANGGEIKDYEGVDRSAHPQLPLMSINTTAGTASEMTRFCIITDEDRHVKMAIVDKNVTPIIAVNDPELMLDMPKSLTAATGMDALTHAIEAYVSTIATPVTDACAEKAIELISKNLRDAVFNGKDIKARDNMAYAEYLAGMAFNNASLGYVHAMAHQLGGFYDLPHGVCNAILLPHVVRYNAEVSKEKLRKVAILLGVNPHIVNENNSADLAIEEIVKLSNDIGIPKGIKELGAKEEDFTILATNALKDACGFTNPKQATLEEIIEIYRSAM
- a CDS encoding ABC transporter permease; the encoded protein is MKNKIHIWVVITILTTLFLPILGTLLYSLSTKWTNTLLPQSLTLKWYLEIFQNEMFLNAIGKSFWICLISLFFIGIVLVPTVFVATYYFRKIEKMMELLVLICFAVPGAVSVVGLIKLYSNEPFRLVGTTYILVGVYFVLAYPFVYRGIKNSLAGLNIKELVESANILGASTKVAFFRVIVPNISKGLSVSMLLTFSMLFGEFLLVNMLVGGKFQTVQMYINSIKSGYSGHYSSALVITYFGILLMLTTIAFYIGEKNNRR
- a CDS encoding ABC transporter permease, coding for MENILKLEKSKKISIPKRGLKEHEKGFLILIPFIILIGMFLITPFISVVIGSFLNEFNEITLENYEYILKSKFIKQSVFNSIELALVSTFVGLLISLQGAYSLNRLKNSSKKNILLFINMLSNFSGIPLAFAFIILLGSNGVMTILLKNIGLIDGFDVYSKTGLMLMYIYFQLPLGLLLLYPVFDRLDPQWQEMVNILGGGTFTFWKRVGIPVMLKEILGTVLIMFANAMGAYACTLALTNGTYNVMTIRITSYIAGEVAYEPGIASAMSILLGGILIFVVIINEVMLKKKRGKYEK